ATAGTTTTCCTGTAATAAGGGAATAAGTTGAAAACACTTACGGATAACGGAGCTCACGACTCAGCACTGAAACTTCTGAATTTTAAGTAGCGCTATGATATACGCATTTGAGAATGCCGCATAAACTGCGGGATATTTGTACAATTTTCATAGTGTTAGGCATTCTATGCGCTTAAATGCATGTGCTTGCTACGAGCAGGGCTTGAATAACCAGAAAAAACCTTTATGAGAAGTCAAtcctcaataaaataaaaacggtgTTGAAATATCCTTGATGATAGACAAAAAAAGTTGCTATTACTTTATCTAGAGATTAACTATAATATTGCTTGTCAGTTTTCCATACACGGATTTCGAAGTTgctcaatattaaatattatttcaccaTTGCATTACTACGGTGATAATGTGTAGACATGCACAATCATCTTCAGCAAAATTGTACAAATTTTGTGCCGTAAAATTGTCTGTCACGGTGTATTCGTACACTCATTTGACAAGATACCTTTTTGGCTTATCAGTTATCACTAAAGTGTTAACTCGAACGGCGTGTGCAACTGAACGATAAACCTACTATTGTTTGATAACAATACGCTAAAATAAACGGCATTGTAATTCTAAAATGCCTATACCACCTAGGTTTAAAGTTattctgaatttatttttgccaacatatctataaaaataatagattagATTTACGAAACacagtaaacaataataaatattgtttgtaaacacGCACAAAAACCCGGCCACTTgctacatttttttctttcacatTCAAGACAAAGTATGACTATGTTATACTGTCTTTTAGCGGTATTCagttaagaatatttatatataatggACACATTGAAATCACTCCGGTCAACACAAAAGTTCTGTTTCAGTTGCCTTAGTTTTCATAGTCGTGAGCAACAacatgaaatgaaatgaaatgaaaatgacacATGACACAGTTTACCATTCAAGTTACTAGAAAACCTTGTTGTCTTCCGCATTTCCTTACGAAAAATGAGTTTGTAAACACTAGAATAGAGCCAAAGTcaattgtgataatatttttaacaagttatattttatttttaatgtttagtattatttatagcCTTATGTTTTACTTCGAGTTATTTGTATGTAAGAATTTTATAGAATAGGCTTTGAAATAAAGGAATTTATTGTATAGGaatgttctttattttatgaGGTCTCTCTAGCCAGTTATACTTGGCATCATCACCGGTGAAGCCGATGAACTTGCAACCCTTGAACTTTCCTATCTGTCCCACGCGTAAgagcgcgttcccactatgtcgtaacgattcaTTTATccttggacgactgtcgtctctagctgttcccattttAACGATTGATTGTCGTCAAAAAATCGTTTATCGACTGTTGTATCTAGCCGTCTCCACTGTCACGACAATCTGTCGTCaatgcaaaaaatgtcgtagacgacagtaagtcgtgtcggtCTTTATGtaaacacctccatttaaacacatGAGCCACGACACATAAAACTACAAGATTATCTATCGTCACGatatagtgggaacgcgccctaagcCGACAGCTCAAGTAGCGCCGGTCACTATATACGAATGAATGGCTTAGGCTTACACACATCCAGTAGACCGAAATAAGCAACCTGGTACTAACCACGCTGACTAGGAGTCAATTCCTTGGGTATATTCTATACTGTATTATATCCGAGTCAAGTAGATCAAACATTTAGAAgtgataaattgtaaaatttgaGGTTAACGCCtaatggaccaagatcccagagctgccagacctacgtcattttagcaaagctgaaattttgaggattgttagtataaggctgcgtttccaccagagatgtgcgatgGAAATGTGTCGTGCGAGGATGTCTAGCTGTGCTGTGAAAATGTGTGGGTGTTTCCACCAAAGCTGTGCGATGAAAATGTGTCTACGAGGATGTGTAGCGGAGCTGTGAAAATGCGCATTATGTGTGGTGCGAGGATGCGTTGcgattgttaaatataaaagtatcttctTTTTCCAATTATCCATATCTATTTTACGCACTTCTACTTCCAACAAACTCCGTCTGTGGACTGGCTGGTACAGTATGCGCAAACCTCGCAACACATCCTTCtcaacacatccctcgcacacatccctcgtacacatccctcgcacacattcctcgcttgttttgtatgcgcaaaaatctagctccgctgagccgtttccaccagagctgtgctgaccgaggcgaggtaaatgaagcgattctattggttctttacaaacacatccctcgctacgcatcctcgcacatctctggtggaaacgcagccttaagggtctgttaagaggtatgcacatccactaccttgaaagcggggccgtttctgaggtagcgcggagtgaaggtgcgtaaaaaacgacccaacctacgttatagtagcaaagttggttttcagatatgttattaatgatattatgtagaattaaaattgactattgccagaccgtttcccggggccattacttctgccagacgccttaaatgttgttaaaaaatgaggtcaactacgtcatagtagcaagcctaaattttatatatgttattaaaggtacaattttaagaccccctatatgcggacagaccattccgcagggccctttgtcccctagacgccattaaactttccctatgagtgcgagagtaagagcattattcatacgcataaatgaaaaacaattgaattaaaaaaataaaaattgaaaaattattgaatactagctgacccgcgcatctttgcttgcgtcacttaagagagataggtcaaaatgttacataaacgggttatgtaacatttttcactggtactctgctcctattggtcgtagcgtgatgatatatagcttatagcttttctcaataaataggctatccaatagtaaaatatttttttattcgcaccagtagttcctgagattagcgcgttcacacaaacaaacaaacttctcagctttataaaattagtatagattaaaagtacttggagtgtttaggaagataagtaacattattttgggaattattttaaaaatagatatggtttacactattcacaaaaattatgaaaaaaaaattgtagtcattcatcatcatcatcattatctgtgctcttacttccctcatcaaattgaatatttaaatcatctccaccatcgtcttcattgttacttgaattctctgtaaaaaaaaatgtaggtaatgatgttgaaaacagttacaagtaggtatattgaaataatttatagttaaaataaaatacctaattcgttttcaagtgattcgcttacgaaacttggcaattggtcaccatcaaaccacttaaaatgataatgttatcctttagaacccaccctttatttgctgggcttaaaatgctaggacgctttatatgagcattactccagacacccgcaatataatttgctcgtcgaaattgttgaagcaattcagatttacaaggaggtaaattacttgcgtcgaattttttaacattttgccggtggaatttctcattcacatcgccgactgtatacgtgttaatgaaaagttgtagccgtgcagcatctacatcaattcagctcagaccatttaaaattttgaagaaatcgccagaatatcaagaagcttttgttcaattcggagaagttgaattatctaatgataaagcgaaggaacaaaatatatttgatgtaattcaaaaatttatctgcgagttatataatgttcccggattaaaagtacttggaatgtttaggaagataccTAAACactccaagtacttttaatctatactaattttataaagctgagaagtttgtttgtttgtgtgaacgcgctaatctcaggaactactggtgcgaataaaaaaatattttactgttggatagcctatttattgagaaaagctataagctatatatcatcacgctacgaccaataggagcagagtaccagtgaaaaatgttacataacccgtttatgtaacattttgacctatctctcttaagtgacgcaagcaaagatgcgcgggtcagctagtattcaataatttttcaatttttatttttttaattcaattgtttttcatttatgcgtatgaataatgctcttactctcgcactcatagagaaagtttaatggcgtctaggggacaaagggccctgcggaatggtctgtccgcatacagggggtcttaaaattgtacctttaataacatatataaaatttaggcttgctactatgacgtagttgacctcattttttaacaacatttaaggcgtctggcagaagtaatggccccgggaaacggtctggcaatagtcaattttaattctacataatatcattaataacatatctgaaaaccaactttgctactataacgtaggttgggtcgttttttacgcaccttcactccgcgctacctcagaaacggccccgctttcaaggtagtggatgtgcatacctcttaacagaccctttatactaacaatcctcaaaatttcagctctgctaaaatgacgtaggtctggcagctctgggatcttactctataacCTTTCAGCGTGAGTGTCGGTGTAGAATTTGCGCCTTGTAGAAGCGCGTTCtcattttttcatattatttataaaatttggcaTTTTATCGTTCATTCACATCTCAAAGCATGTTTACAATTTGATTATGAAGACGTAATCTCTGATTACTTGATAgcatgtaatattttatgcagtacttatcatttacatttttaagacTCCTGGGTTTTGTGGTATTATATTCCAGCACctacaaattttaattgattgtatAATCGGGTCTATTTTTAGACTTCCATTATTCCAAATTATTTGAAAGATAcagtcatttaattttattatgctgTGGGAATGATTTTATTCAACAATTGCAATTGCATTATCAAACAATGTTATTAgcttgaataaatttaaaaaaatcggaTAAAACTGGAAATAAATAACCATCTACAGAACTTTTTACAGACTttgtattgttaaattactaaattaaagTAGCATGTAAACATTTTAGGGCTGAAACTGCGTTAAGCGGGCACTCGCGCGGTTTCATACAAAAGTGCTCCGTCGCGGAGATCCGCGCGGGCGCCCCGCACGGGGACACGCGCCTTGCACCCGCGTAGCGGGGCCCGCCTCCTTGCGACGGAGACCGCTGCGGGTGCCCGCGCGGCATGGCGCGCGGTGCCCGCCGGCGGTAACACGTACGGACTCGTTCAGTCAACAACGCTAGGTGATACGGGTCGCACGCACGGTCGGAGGAAAATGTCTTTCGATACAGAAAGAGTTATTGTGGAAGTGCAGTCTCACCCTGCCATATAACTGCtgtataactgcacgtttggcgcagtggtttaagcggtcacctcgccgcaacaaccgtagcgccgcgtgtggtgggttcgaatcccacccgggacaaatctttgtgtgatgagcacgagtatttgttctgagcctggatgttaatgtatctatataagtatgtatttagaagtatatacgtatgtttatcagttatttggttaccatagtacaagctctgcttagtttggaatcaaatgaccgtgtgtgagtaaaaaaaaaaaaaaaaaaatatgggaCCAGTCGACTGAACTATATAAAGACCGGGATGCACGAACAGCGGCATGGGTAGAAATTTGAAATTTGGGTAGAAAAAATTGGTGATATGACTGATGCAGGTTTTACCCTTAAACTGTTGACCTTCAAATATGGTTCCAGTTTCGAAAATAATTCGTCATAGACCGGTatcgtaactttaaaatattgtgtaaaatgaACTTTCATTTTCTCTTAATTTACTGAACTTTACAACAAATTCCCCGCACAGCAACCTGGATTCAATAAATGGGCTTATTGGCTGCCGTTTCTTTTCTGCTAGTCGTCGTTTTGCtgcgtaataatatattaggttcTCCATGGATACGACTGTACATGCACACCGTTAAAATTGAACTAGCGACACTCCGTACTGTACATGCACACCGTTAAAATTGAACTAGCGACACTCCGTAACTCCGGTCTCCGCGACGGGTACCCGCGACGGGGACCGGCGCGTTCCTGCGGAGCCCGCCTGCGTGTCGACGCGCGTGGACACGAGACGGTTGTCCGTCGCGGGCGCCCGCTTAACGCAGTTTCAGGCCTTAATTGGCTTCAAGATACACTGAAATGTAACCAAGGCTACATACGTGTCCACTGTCCGGTACGTAAACATCCACGTAAATAGGTGTGTGAGTGAACGACACAATGTGAACACAATGCATATGCCTGGGTAACAACAACTACAAAATGACAGGATATAAACTGTTTGGTtcggtttatttaatttatagtcAGTCGCCGCCACCAACCCGAGCACGAACGACCACGATGGTAAAAGCACGCAAATACGTGgtcaaaaaacattttgaaggtTTACCAAAACGTGATGACTTCGAAATTGTAGAACAAGAACTCCCGCCACTCAAAGATGGAGAGTTCCTATTCAAAGCTGAGTGGATTAGCGTAGATCCGTACCACCGTGCGTACAATCCCCGTTATCCGGTGCCGTATGATCAATTCGCCTTCCAAGTGGGAACAGTGGAAGACTCGAAAGATCCCGAGTATCCAGTTGGAACTAGAGTCATCGCTCATAGAGGATGGTCTGACTACTGCATTATAGGTCCAGGTCATGAGAACCCAAACAGCCCTGACAATGGTGTACACAAATTGCCAGACTTAAACGGCTTGAGTCCGTCTTTGTGTCTTGGCGCAGTGGGTATGCCTGGCGCTACCGCTTACTTTGGACTGTTGGAGCTGTGTAAGCCTAAGGCCGGTGAGACGCTCGTGGTGACCGGCGCTGCTGGAGCTGTCGGCTCACTCGTGGGACAAATAGGAAAGATCAAGGGCTGCAAGGTCATCGGCTTCGCCGGTGATGATGAAAAGGTCAAGTGGTTGAAGGAGATCGGTTTCGACAAGGCGATTAACTACAAGACAGCCGACATCGCGGCGGAATTAAAGGAAGCCGCGCCTGAAGGAGTGGACATGTACTTCGACAACGTCGGTGGAGAGATCAGCAGCTTGATCATTCATCAGATGCGTGAATTTGGTAGAGTGGCTGTGTGTGGTAGCATTAGTGCGTATAATGAAGCGCCTTATAAAATGCCTAAAGCGACGATCCTGCAGCTtgatttaatattcaaacaattgAAAATGGAAGGTTTTCTCATAACTCGTTGGCTGGAGCGCTCACATGAAGCGTATGAAGAGATCATAAAGTGGATTAATTCGGGTGAAATAAAAGTAAGGGAACACATCACTGAAGGTTTTGACAAGATTTATGACGCTTTTGTGGGAATGTTAAATGGTGAGAATATTGGAAAGGCAGTTGTAAAAATGTAAGAACATTATTTCTTGTTATAAAGATTACTATCACacttattacattaaatatcaaataagtaataaaaaatcttattttcccACGATTACGAACTTTTCCCACAACTGTTTGTCctatatatttgtttcattCCGTTGGAGTCTCCAACAAActgaaaacttaatattttgttcttacataattaatttatactattAATCTCAATCAATCCAACGAAAGAAGCATGTAACAGCACAGCAATTTTCATGATCATCTCAAATTCATAATTGTAGTACTCGTTGCTTCAGATACTATAGGTATAATAGGCTATTTAATAAGAAGCGTGGCATTTACTTTCTAATCATACTTATGTTAGTTTCATCCAAGTAATAATGTACTAAGCCCATCTAAGACATTGTAAGCCTTCGCAAGTTTCGCCAAGGCCAATGCGAACCAAAACACTAGACAACAAAAGgtattatatctataaatactAGACTCTAAAATGCTACTAAAACCAGATTACGATCTTTAAAGGTAGTACACACAAAACTGCGGTGTCGCATCATACCGCAGAAACATAACAAACTCATACGACGCATAGCAGGATACTAccctgacccgcgcaacttcgcttgcgtcacataagagagaatgggtaaaattttccccatttttgtaacatttttcattggtactctgctcctattgatagtagcgtgatgatatatatatagcttataaccttcctcgattattggactatctaacactgaaagaatttttaaataagaccaatagttcctgagattagcgcgttgaaacaaacaaataatcaaacaaacaaattaaagaaACCAGGAAGATTTGACCCTCGAAATCTCATCATAGCAGTCTGTTTGCATCGACTTTTTTTGGGTTAAAACTCCTGCCACATCGATTCGCCTTATTGTGTTTGCAACTTTACGGCTAccaaaagttttttgtttagtttttacacatcattttaataaataagatgatataatattatctgcATCCTTTGTGGCAAAGATAGAACAAGTGATATAGCAAAGCTACGGTTTGCGAGCAGGACAAAACTAAATAGGTACATAGATGTTTCAAGGACATCTAGTCtcgaattttataataatatcctaTCTAGTTTGGGTGGGAGATAACTAAGTCTTCGTAGCCAAGTTTGAaagattatgtattttatgcaACACAAAAAACACgtaataaaaagcaataacacCAACATTGTTGCTTAAGCACTAAAATCTTAGTGAACTTCAATTACAGTTGATtgatgtacatattttttatcagatGACCAAGCCACACTTATGCAAGGCGAGACTTAAACGTCCATAGTTCACTAATAAACTAGTTGTGTGGGTGAGCAGGTAGGTCCACGTGACTGCACAGGATATAAACAGTGGATCTATGTAATTTATGATGCCAGTCTCCTCAGACAGTCCGTGCACAATGGTTAAGGCACGCAAATACGTAgtgaaaaaacattttcaaggTTTACCAAAACGTGATGACTTCGAAATTGTGGAACATGAACTCCCGCCACTCAAGAATGGAGAGTTCCTGGTCAAAGCTGAGTGGATAAGTGTTGATCCGTATATACGAGCATATAACTTCCGTCATTCTGTGCCATATGACCAGTTTTCATTTCAAGTGGGACTAGTGCAAGAATCCAAACACCTCGAATACCCAGTCGGAACTAGAGTCGTTTCACATAGAGGATGGTGTGACTACTGCATTATTGATACAACTAAGATTAAACGCAATAATCCTGACGATAATGTGTACAAGTTGCCGGATTTCAAAAACTTATCTCCCTCTTTGGGTGTCGGTGCTGTGGGTATGCCTGGTGCTACCGCTTACTTTGGTCTGCTGGAGTTATGTAAGCCTAAAGCCGGTGAGACACTCGTGGTGACCGGCGCTGCTGGAGCTGTCGGCTCACTCGTGGGACAAATAGGAAAGATCAAGGGCTGCAAGGTCATCGGCTTCGCTGGTGATGATGAAAAGGTCAAATGGCTGGAGGAGATCGGTTTCGACAAGGCGATTAACTACAAGACGGCCGACATCTCGGCGGCGCTGAAGGAAGCCGCGCCTGAAGGAGTGGACATGTACTTCGACAACGTCGGTGGAGAGATCAGCAGTTTGATCATCAATCAGATGCGGGAATTTGGAAGAGTCGCAGTGTGTGGTAGTATCAGTGCCTACAATGTCGATCCTTCTAAGGTTCCTAAAGCGACCATCCTGCAGCcagctttaatattcaaacaattgAAAATCGAAGGTTTCGTCGTTGGACGTTGGATCGACCGCTGGCCTGAAGCGTTCGCATATCTTATCAAGTGGATCAGTACAGGAGAGCTGAAGCCAAGAGAACACATCACTGAAGGTTTTGACAAGATTTATGATGCTTTTGTAGGAATGTTAAATGGTGAGAATATTGGTAAGGCTGTGGTAAAGATATAAGACGAATAtcgaaataaattgttttgtgcTAAAGATGTAGATTACGTtataactacaattttattgtgcGAAATTAATATTAGTCGATacgctttttatttttgtaaaaaaaacaaaagtagctATATCAAATAACTACTTTTTATTCACACGACCGATTGTAGGTGACCTTCGAACTGAGATAGGTAATAATTATGCAATGTTTAAAGTACTAATCTCCTCAAATGTTTACGTTGTTAAGTAGTTAAGTATATACGCgagcataataattatgtcagaTACCTTGGTCAAGTAAATACACTTAgctaataaacaaataaaggaCATAGTAACGAGCTATCTATATAAGTTGTATCTAATCTCAAAATCTATACCTGTTTATTGAAAAGAagacaatatttaaatacattttctatttatcaAGCATATCGTAGTCATGGGATAAAAATAGACGACGagctataataacaaaactaaagatttattcaaataacGAAATCTACAATgcaaaaaacatacaaaaatctctttgactttaaaatattccGATCAGGTTGACAGGAACCtgttttctttcatatttttctttatacatgTATGAGGTGGCTAGACGTATACTAGTGAACTAGTACACGTAGTTCCTGACCTCCACGCTTTGTATGTCGTCGTTGCTCCAAAGGGTCTCGACTTCGTAGGCGGTCTCCTGAGCAGTGGTGTCGTCTTCACGACGCTCCCAGCGCGAGCGCACCAGCCGGGCTATCTCCAGCCAAAGACGGGCTTCCAACACTGAATAGAATGAAAATGAATAAGAAACCatgatagatttttttgtatactcCTGAAAATCATTGAACATCAGTGAAACTCTTAGTTATATGATATGATACAcccagataaaaaaaaaacagacatAATATTGTCACAAGATTGTCTCTT
Above is a genomic segment from Anticarsia gemmatalis isolate Benzon Research Colony breed Stoneville strain chromosome 8, ilAntGemm2 primary, whole genome shotgun sequence containing:
- the LOC142975035 gene encoding prostaglandin reductase 1-like, whose amino-acid sequence is MVKARKYVVKKHFEGLPKRDDFEIVEQELPPLKDGEFLFKAEWISVDPYHRAYNPRYPVPYDQFAFQVGTVEDSKDPEYPVGTRVIAHRGWSDYCIIGPGHENPNSPDNGVHKLPDLNGLSPSLCLGAVGMPGATAYFGLLELCKPKAGETLVVTGAAGAVGSLVGQIGKIKGCKVIGFAGDDEKVKWLKEIGFDKAINYKTADIAAELKEAAPEGVDMYFDNVGGEISSLIIHQMREFGRVAVCGSISAYNEAPYKMPKATILQLDLIFKQLKMEGFLITRWLERSHEAYEEIIKWINSGEIKVREHITEGFDKIYDAFVGMLNGENIGKAVVKM